TTGGTTTTAATTTGTAGACACACTTCCTTAACGACTATGGACTGATGATCTAATGGGTAATAGTCTACTCCAATAATGAGCATGAATATGCCCACTCAAAAATTGCAAAAGCATAGCTTGCCAATCAGGAAGTGTAAACCTCAATACATGCAGACCTCACAGTCGGCTTAGTAACAGGATATCCTTGGGAGAAGGCTGAGCCTGTACTTATAGAATTAGGGTTACAATAGTCACCACCACATAATAAGCTGTTAAGAGGTGTTCTGTGCGATCTGGCAGGAAAAACCAGAGCACAGATGTCAATCAATCagttaattaattgatttattttatgaaattgtACAATCCTGTCAGTGTGGTTATTATTCACCACAATAAACAGCTTCCTATTTTTTTGGGCAATAGTAACCCATCTTACATATCTGTTCTGTAAGATGGGTATTGATAAGTTAGAACAAGAGTCAAATGTTGCTGTTCAGTAACGTTATTTCAGGGAAACAAGGACATTAAACTTCAATTCCAAATGGTGCTTTCACTCAAACATCTTTCTTGTTTTGAATAAATTGAAAGAAGTCCAAGCAGAATGCCACTTCAACAATACATAAGTCCTccccacagagcagcagcaggagctctATCTGGCTAAATTACACTGATCGGCCAATCAGACCTCCTGTTGCTGCTCTGATCCATTTGTGTTACACTTTTTCCTTCAGGTCAGATTTTTAGCAGGGAGCCACAATGAAGTCAATGGACCTTTTGGACACTCTGAAGAGTTTAACAGACGATCAATTCATCAATTTTAAATGGCATCTGAAAGATCCTGGTTTCACGAAACCCTTCCAAGCGATCAAAGAGTCAGATCTGGAGGAGGCAAATAGATACAAGACTGTGGATCTGATGGTGAATACTTTTAAACTTCATGGAGCTCTAGCAGTGACCAGGAAGGTTTTAGTGGAGATACCCAGGAATGATCTGGTGCAGAGTCTGCCAGACACCAGCTCAGGACCAGAAGGTCagtcacattttattcatttgtattttcatgCAAATAGTGGGTTTGAATGGGCAATACAATACTTGTGATGGAACAGGGTCTCTGTACAGAAGCTCATTGTCTTCAACAAAGGAAAACATCTGGAGGCCTGATTCATTATGAGAAGAGGCTCAGGTgatgtataattattatttgacaGAGCGTACTGGAGCCACCTGATTTTATTTACTCCTTGGTTTGAGACACGGTGAGATATTAATGTAAGTAATGTtatcaacgtatcctcatacaatgaTTTGCATGATTCCTTACAAAAGTTTCTCCTTGGTAATCGTGCGGTTTGCTGCGAAATTCCTGCAACATGTgtactcagttaggtttagacaacaaaactacctagtttaggaaaatatcgtAAAATACTGagttagatttagatttaaGTAACATTTAGGTAACATTTTCACTTCTGCAGCTACAGCAGGAAGTTCAATCCTAACAACTGATGTACACATGGACACACTTGTACTGGTTGAAGTGTTTTTGATCCTGAGGGGTTCCCCTCTCTCCAGCTTTATGTCTTTGATTTCTAAGGCGCAATCTTCAGGTGGGAGTGcctttatgacttattttgttttctgtgtgaaaaCCTTTACACCCCATTATAGAACCATGTGAAATAATTGAATGAAAGAATAATTGTACCTAGAAATAAACAATAGTTTGTTTAGTTACAGCTGTGTTGACAATGCTCCACACAGATTACACTCCAACTAATCATCTATCATCAGACAAAATGATGTAACCTACAGTACATAACACAGACACATGTTTTATACTTGAATAACAATTAATAACACATACTGTAACCTCTCTTACACAGTGGATGCTGATGTTGGCAAGACGTCAGAGAACAGAGGAACATCCTGCTGTCAGAGCAAAGGTAAAGCTGCTGTATTCTCTGGTTTGTATGGAAGccctaaaataaaaagtatgatAAATGTTTTAAGAAATACCCTATGTGGCAAACATTATGACTccaaaaaaggattaaaattaaaaattctCTAAAAGAAAGTGCCAAACAAGCTATTTCAAATTTACAAGTTTCATTTTGTGCTGCATTTTCTGGAATGTGAGTAAAAAGCATTAAACCAGCAGCAAACACTGTCACCTCTGCAGCATCAGCAGGAAGATCAGTCCTAACTTATGAAGTACACATGGACACCACACTCGTACTGGTTGAAGCGTTTTTGATCCTGAGGGCCCCAAAAACACTATATACAGTGTAGAGGACTCTATGTCGGGTTTGTTGGATCATGGTCGACACAGAGTAGGTGAATGTGTTGGTTGTGATCTCCCAGAGCAGACTTAAGCTCCATTTTTGGAGACTTAGATCTGCCACTGCCACTGGCAGCTTGATTCAAAGACCACCTTGATCTGATTTAGTTTTTGTGCGTGCTAGACCCCAAACGTTGGGAGATACCAGCAGTCCTCATCTTTTGTCAGTGGTGGTGCTACCTCCTCAAGTCCATTTGGATACTGTTCCTGCATCTCAGGTTTTTTTGTAATGTCCGTTGTAGTGAAGCAAAGCGTTTGACTACCTAcacaatttttttgtcaaaggcTGTTGTGGGTCTTTAAATGAAAGTGGGGCAGCCCAACTGTTAGCATCGTCTCTGAAGACATTTGAGTCCATTACCTTGAAGAAGACGATGTATCTCACTGCAGGGTTGAAAAACTAATTGGCAATCTTTGTCCAGTATGTTGGTCTTGAACCTGCTGCCTTACCTTGTGTGCTGGAGTATTTACGCTACTGGTATCCAGTTCTGAAGACTTTTTTCTGAATGTTCTGCATATTTATGAGTGGATGGGTCTTGTTACACAAAGGTTAGATTTTGATGCCTGATGGGGGATGACATGGTTTAAACCAGTTTAGAATTTCGAAATTACAAGGAggcccctctctttctttcagccACATGGTGAAGTCCCAACATGGTGTCATATTCTTCATGACAGCGGCTATTCAGCTATTTAAACTTTCCCTTGTTCTGCTTAAGCACTCAAAGCTCTATCCCTCTTTGAGCGACTTCTCGCTCAATCCAATAGATGTTTCCATGTTTTCCAGTTTTGTTAACGTTAGCTATCGTAGATTAGCTTAGCAGTTATCTTCTTTTACAGAGAGAATaaagagtctagtgtcattcgctgTGAGCCTGTAGTGCTATCCACAAGATGACCAATCtgggactaaagttagcgtaggagtcctctgttatactGAGACATGGTTTTTAATCAAATGCAGATGGAATCACTTATtcaaatttagctacagcactatcagatagagATCCAGAGCAGAAACATTTTCATGGCGTCTACTGTCGTAGTAAGAATtcaaaaagtattaaattatgatttgaaaaaagaagGTTCTGTGGaaagaacattaaaatgttcatttcaaTATCATATGAAAGAACAAGGTCCAGGATGTAGTaattcattataaataatatgattCACATATTCTTcttgacacagccaggtttcagtaagacaaaagaaatcaacatctGATAGCTAGTCCACATTTGTATAGTTCTGTTTACCTTTGTTTTTGAAGTGGCAGACGCAGTTTCTAttctaataatatttatatttattatatttgtgttcAATACAGATGTGATGGTTCTGGGAATATCCATCTCATCTCACCAACAGAAGCTACAATCATACTTTCAGGATACATTCATGTGTGCACAAGAGGCGTGGCTGAAGAAGAAGGATGAGCAACGTCTGGATGATATCTACACAGAGCTGTACATCACAGCGGGGGCTGACATACACATCAACACTCAGCATGAGTTCAGGCAGATTGAGGCGATGGGAGCGAAGTCAGCAGATAAAGAGAAACCAATTCAACCCAGGGACATGTTCAAACCCCCGTCTGGAGGATACAGACCCATAAGAACAGTACTGACCAATGGAATTGCTGGAATTGGAAAAACATTTCTTGCGCACAAGTTTGTTTTGGACTgggctgaagaaaaaaacaatcaagatgtgcaTCTCATTTTCCCCTTCACCTTCCGCCAGCTGAATTTAAGGAAGGGAGAAAAGTTGTGTTTGGCAGAGCTCATTCATGAATGTATCGAGGAGACCaaagacataaagagagaaGCTCTTAATCACATCTTCACAGCTCTGCAGTCATCAGGAAACACCAACTACGACAAGAGTCATTTCAAACTTCTGTTTGTCTTGGATGGACTGGATGAGAGCCGCCTTCATCTGGACTGCTCTACCAGTAAAAACCCATCCGTTAACTTTGATGTGACAGAGGCGATCCCAGTTGATGTGCTGCTGACGAACCTcatcagggggaaactgcttCCCTCTGCTCGCCTCTGGATAACCACGCgacctgcagcagccaatcagatccaTCTTGACTTTGTTGGCATGgtgacagaggtcagagggttcACTGACCCACAGAAGGAAGAGTACTTCAGGAAGAGATTCAGTGATCAGGAGCAGGCCAACAGGATCATCTCCCACATCAAGACCTCACGAAGCCTCCACATCATGTGCCACATCCCAGTCTTCTGCTGGATCACTGCTACAGTTCTCAAGGATCTGAATACCAGAGAGGGAGGACAGCTGCCAAAGACGCTGACAGAGATGTATGCACAATTCTTGGAGTTTCAGACTCATCAGACAAAAGAGAAGTATGACCAAAAAGAGTTCAACCAGTACATTAAGTCATTAGCAAAACTGTCTTTTCACCAGCTGGAAGAAGGCAATCTGATCTTCTACGAGAAAGATCTCAAAGAGAGTGGCATTGATGTCAGTGAAGCCTCAGTGTACTCAGGAGTGTTCACAGAGATCTTCAAAGAAGAACATGGGAAGAAGAATGAAGACAAGATGTTTAGCTTTGTTCATCTGAGTGTTCAGGAGTTTCTGGCAGCGTTCTACGTAAGGATGGAAGTCATTAAGAGAAACAAGAATGTGATGTCGGAGCCAGGGCGAACTTGTGGCGACAGTGTGCGAATGGTTTTCAGCAAAACATCTGTGACGGAGGTCCACAGGTTTGCTATTGACAAGGCCTTGAAGAGTCCCAACGGACACCTGGACCTGTTCCTCCGATTCCTCCTGGGTCTTTCACTGGAGACCAATCAGAATCTCCTACAAGACCtactgaaaaggaaaagaagctCACGGACTAATCAGAAAACAGTCGATTACATCAAGAAGAAGCTCAGCGAGAATGTTTCTCCAGAGGAAAGCATCAATCTGTTCCACtgtctgaatgaactgaatgatGGTTCTCTAGTGGAGGAGATCCAACAGTCCCTGAGTTCAGGACGTCTCTCCACAGATAAACTGTCTCCTGCTCAGTGGTCAGCTCTGGTCTTCATCTTACTGTCATCAGAAAAAGATCTGGACGTGTTTGACCTGAAGAAATACTCTGCTTCAGAGGAGGCTCTTCTGAGGCTGCTGCCAGTGGTCAAAGTCTCCAACAAAGCTCTGTAAGTACCCAGATGACTGCAGGTAATAACTGTATCACAGGAGAAGAGTAGTTCTCAACTAATGAAAGTCTTCTGATAGTTGCAAGAATTAGttgacaaatgtattaattaatcaattgaaaaacatgcaaattgTTTCTTCAGTTTCATTGCAACTCTACAGATTATTGCatctatgaaataaaaaaaagtgtcacttAGTTGTTCATTTAGGattagcatttatttggaaTTGGGATCCATTAACGGCTATTAGATTCCAGTaagataaacaataaaaggcAAATATCCTTTCAGTACCTTGGACTCTAATCCTCAATTGTTAAATTTATATATTCAGatacattatgtattttatattgtagaagaaaaaagtactactgtgtttgtcttcatcaCTGACTCTCCTTCAGGTTGAGTGtctgtaacctctcagagagaagctgtgaagctctgtcctcagttctcagctcccagtcctctagtctgagagagctggacctgagtaacaacgacctgcaggattcaggagtgaagctgctgtctgctggactggggAGTCCCCAATGTacactggaaactctcaggtcaggTTCAATACACCTATATGGGGTGAACCAGGACTGCTATATGGTGTATTGTCATTTTCTGCAGTCAGTTTACCATTTTTCATTCATAACATTAGTGTCCACCTAAATATCAGTGTAAGTTATATTAAATTTAGAtagaaatgttttcacacatGTGGTGTATATATTTTAGGATGAATGgctgtaacctctcagagagaagctgtggagctctgtcctcagtccatagctcccagtcctctagtctgacagagctggacctgagtaacaacgacctgcaggattcaggagtgaagctgctgtctgctggactggagagtccacactgtacactggaaactctcaggtcaggATTCATCTTCTGTTAAACTGAGAACCTTTTATATGTTGATTGATATACAAGTTAATCTAGTTCATTTATTATAAGAGATACCGTTCAGCTTCCAgttcatcattttgttttcacgGCCCACAGCTACACTgattcactctcactgctctcatcggcagcagcaggcagctgtttttatcACACAAGCTCTGATGAAGTCACTGTAGACAACCTGCTCAGCAGTAAACAGCAGACGCACACGTTTAGAGACTATAGCTGGAGAAGAAAGTGGAAAATCTAAAGAAGAGAGTTGGTGGAGAGCTCCTTTTTAACCTCAGCACTCTCTATGATTATCTGTGATGTCTCACATAGAGTTCCTAGTTAAGCTGGTTGCttcctaaaaaatattttagtgaTCTACAGACGTCTGCTGTCTGTCAGTGATGATGAATAGATTATTGCATGGGGCTTAGTCAACTTTTGAGTATAATATTTCGGAAGACTCTGCTACTCTATTTTGCACTTCTTCACTGTGGTGCTAGCTTTGGCATCAAAGAAAATGGCAAGACATTTGCAATATTAATTTCATAAGTTGTTTATATATCAATGTTGTGATTAACAAATTGTAGTGCTTCCTTTACCGGTCAAAAATAAGTTAATGCTGATCTTAGAGAAAATTTGGGACACATTCTTTATGATAAATGTGGTTTGACTGTTGCCAATGAATTTCAAAGCAATGGACTGTTGCgaaaatgtaacatttccaCTGACTGAGTGACTGATGAGTaagtaaatgtaatataattatGTGCTTCTCCAGGCTGTCAGGCTGTCTGatcacagaggaaggctgttcttctctggcctcagctctgaGATCCAACCCCTctcatctgagagagctggacctgagctacaatcatccaggagactcaggggtgaagctgctgtctgctggactggaggatccacactggagactggacACTCTCAGGTATGAAGAGACAACAAGAGCTCACAGTCTGTTGGTTCACAGTCTGATCACATTGAAGACAGTAGCTGATGTTCTGAGAGTCGTTGTCCCCCTGAGACGGACCTCCTCACTGACATCAGACCAGGATCTGGTGTTGATCATTTATTGACGTCTACGACACATTCTTTATGACAAATGtagtagatatatatatatatataatagaacagaaataagaataaaaataaaaatgtacagtatatccacatgggggggggggggctggtcagcatggtgacagactgtggtctccgctgttgttatacagtctgatggcagtgggcacaaatgagcgtctgaagctccgtcctgctctttggtagaatcagccgatggctgaaagagctgcccagctgccacagttcctcatggagagggtgagagggattgtccaggatggctccgagtttggccttcatcctcctctcacccactgactccagactgtccagctccagacccaccacagagctggctttcctcaccagcttattaagtttgttggcatctccagtcctgatgccaccaccccagcacaccacagcaaagaagagggcgctggctaccacagactggtagaagaagagggcactggttaccacagactggtagaatgccttgagcagtttattgcacacattgaaggacctcagcctcctcaggaagaacagcctgctctgtcctttcctgtagagggcagtgttgtgtgtccagtccagtttattgttgatctgcaccccaaggtacttgtaggactcaaccctctccacttcccctccctgaatgaaaacagggacaggggggcttctgttcctctggtagtccaccacaagctccttggtcttgctgatgttgagcttcaggtggttgttgctgcaccatgtgatgaagctctcaatcagtcctctgtactcctcctcgttgtccctggtgatacatccaacaatggaggagtcattgGAATACttctggaggtggcaggaaccagagttgaagcggaagtccgaggtgtagagagtgaagaggaacggtgccagtacagttccttggggtgcgccggtgttgctgatcacagactcagagacacagccatccaccctgacgtactgtggccggcctgtgaggtagtctgtgatccaggaagtggtgtcggggtgcaggttcatctccagcagcttctctctcagtagggagggctggatggtgttgaaagcactggagaagtcaaagaacatgactctcacagtgcttcccagcttctccaggtgagagagggccttgtgtgtcaggtagatgatggagtcctccaccccgatgtgtggcagataggcgaactgtagtgggtccaagaaagctgtaagctgggtcctcaggtgccgcagaaccagtctctccagggtcttcatgacatgtgatgtcagggccacaggtctgtagtcattaagaccgctgggacgactcttcttcggcaccgggacgatgcaggacgtcttccagattgtgggcaccttcttcaacctcagggagagattgaagaggtgcctgagaggagctgccagctgtccagcacacaaaCTTATCAAGAGGTTCAAACGTTCCCCATGCAATCAACACATGTAGagctgaataaaaacatttgaatatcttTTGGCCTGTtctataaattatatttgtatccatttttacagtttgtgtatgaaatatgttttataattgcAGCTGTTTGTCTAAATGGAGGATCTGAGTGAAGGTTCATTAAGATCATTGGAGATGAAGCTTCATTCTGACTCTGTTTCTTCCTCCAGACTTGAACCTGGTGGAGAGCAGTGGCTGAAACCTGGACTGAGGAAGTGTGAGTGTTCACTTTGATTCATGAAATCTCAAATAAAACCATCAGCTGTGGTCgatgataaactgctgctgttttgtgtctctttgtctccatcagattcctgtgaactcacattaaacacaaacacagtgaacacaaacctcaaactgtctgacaacaacaggaaggtgaCACATGTGGAGGAGGATCAGTTATATCCTGATCATCCAGACAGATTTGACCACTGGCTTCAGCTGCTGTGTAGAACTGGTCTGACTGGTCGCTGTTACTGGGAGGTCGAGTGGAGAGGAAAAGTTAATATATCAGTGAGTTACAGAGGAATCAGAAGGAAAGGAGGCAGTAGAGACTGTTGGTTTGGAGGGAATGATCAGTCCTGGAGTCTGTTCTGCTCTTATGGTGGTTACTCTGTCTATCACAATAAGACAAGAacatccatctcctcctcctcctcttcctcctctggtagAGTAGCAGTCTATGTGGACTGtcctgctggctctctgtcattctacagagtctcctctgacacactgatccacctccacaccttcaaCACCACATTCACTGAACCTCTTTATCCTGGGTTTGGGTTTAGGTTCAGTCCTGgttcctcagtgtctctgtgttctctgtaggAGGGACAGTCACCTCCTCTGTTAACACTGTCACTGCTGACAAACAAGCAAACGTTTCTCTGATtctttttattacattcattTGACATCTTGAGTTACTTTTCCGATTCAGATTAATAGAGCAAAAAATTATCTACAAATGAATctgtttaatatattattatggagaaatataaaactttattattcGCTCTGTGAAGTTTAGAAGctaatacttatgtactttgaCTTTTGAATTCAGGACTCTCactatttctacactgtggtttTACCACTTAAACTAAACATCCACAGTACATTTTTGGATGAAtgaatattcaattcaattcagtttaatttgtagagcccagaatcacaaattataaatttgcctcagagggctttaaatctgtacacatgagacatcctctgtccttagaccctcacatcctctgtcctta
Above is a genomic segment from Anoplopoma fimbria isolate UVic2021 breed Golden Eagle Sablefish unplaced genomic scaffold, Afim_UVic_2022 Un_contig_9094_pilon_pilon, whole genome shotgun sequence containing:
- the LOC129116807 gene encoding NACHT, LRR and PYD domains-containing protein 12-like, which codes for MDFADSKKTYDCVPRGVLWGVLLEYEITGSLLRAIWSMSNQNDVFCWLLQNVILSHQYEAGWESESHVLCHVWTRWLRLSVSADEGRKSHLDVTLTAIKESDLEEANRYKTVDLMVNTFKLHGALAVTRKVLVEIPRNDLVQSLPDTSSGPEVDADVGKTSENRGTSCCQSKDVMVLGISISSHQQKLQSYFQDTFMCAQEAWLKKKDEQRLDDIYTELYITAGADIHINTQHEFRQIEAMGAKSADKEKPIQPRDMFKPPSGGYRPIRTVLTNGIAGIGKTFLAHKFVLDWAEEKNNQDVHLIFPFTFRQLNLRKGEKLCLAELIHECIEETKDIKREALNHIFTALQSSGNTNYDKSHFKLLFVLDGLDESRLHLDCSTSKNPSVNFDVTEAIPVDVLLTNLIRGKLLPSARLWITTRPAAANQIHLDFVGMVTEVRGFTDPQKEEYFRKRFSDQEQANRIISHIKTSRSLHIMCHIPVFCWITATVLKDLNTREGGQLPKTLTEMYAQFLEFQTHQTKEKYDQKEFNQYIKSLAKLSFHQLEEGNLIFYEKDLKESGIDVSEASVYSGVFTEIFKEEHGKKNEDKMFSFVHLSVQEFLAAFYVRMEVIKRNKNVMSEPGRTCGDSVRMVFSKTSVTEVHRFAIDKALKSPNGHLDLFLRFLLGLSLETNQNLLQDLLKRKRSSRTNQKTVDYIKKKLSENVSPEESINLFHCLNELNDGSLVEEIQQSLSSGRLSTDKLSPAQWSALVFILLSSEKDLDVFDLKKYSASEEALLRLLPVVKVSNKALLSVCNLSERSCEALSSVLSSQSSSLRELDLSNNDLQDSGVKLLSAGLGSPQCTLETLRMNGCNLSERSCGALSSVHSSQSSSLTELDLSNNDLQDSGVKLLSAGLESPHCTLETLRLSGCLITEEGCSSLASALRSNPSHLRELDLSYNHPGDSGVKLLSAGLEDPHWRLDTLRLEPGGEQWLKPGLRKYSCELTLNTNTVNTNLKLSDNNRKVTHVEEDQLYPDHPDRFDHWLQLLCRTGLTGRCYWEVEWRGKVNISVSYRGIRRKGGSRDCWFGGNDQSWSLFCSYGGYSVYHNKTRTSISSSSSSSSGRVAVYVDCPAGSLSFYRVSSDTLIHLHTFNTTFTEPLYPGFGFRFSPGSSVSLCSL